A region of Macaca thibetana thibetana isolate TM-01 chromosome 20, ASM2454274v1, whole genome shotgun sequence DNA encodes the following proteins:
- the PABPN1L gene encoding embryonic polyadenylate-binding protein 2, giving the protein MWPFPSRSLFPPPTQAWLQTVSSDPEAQGWGAWNETKETLGPEGGEGKEEEEEAEEDQDGDAGFLLSLLEQENLAECPAPDQELEAIKMKVCAMEQAEGPPWSLGAQHQAEEEEGLPQPQGVQHQAEEEEGTMAGQLLSPEATGCPLPGTPEEKVEADHRSVYVGNVDYGGSAEELEAHFSGCGEVHRVTILCDKFSGHPKGYAYIEFATKGSVQAAVELDQSLFRGRVIKVLPKRTNFPGISSTDRGGLRGHPGSRGAPFPLSGLQGRPRLRPRGQNRARGKFSPWFSPY; this is encoded by the exons ATGTGGCCCTTCCCAAGCCGCTCGCTCTTTCCGCCCCCAACTCAGGCCTGGCTCCAGACAGTCTCCTCAGACCCGGAGGCCCAGGGCTGGGGGGCCTGGAACGAGACCAAGGAGACTCTGGGGCcagagggtggggaagggaaggaggaggaagaggaggcagaggaagaccAGGATGGGGATGCAGGCTTCCTGTTGTCTCTGCTGGAGCAAGAGAACCTGGCTGAGTGCCCGGCGCCTGACCAG gagctggaggccatcaagATGAAGGTGTGTGCCATGGAGCAGGCCGAAGGGCCGCCATGGTCTCTGGGAGCACAGCACCAGGccgaggaagaggaggggctgcCACAGCCTCAGGGAGTGCAGCACCAGGCCGAGGAAGAGGAGGGCACCATGGCCGGGCAGCTGCTGAGCCCTGAGGCCACGG GCTGCCCCCTCCCTGGGACCCCCGAGGAGAAGGTGGAGGCTGACCACAGATCTGTCTACGTGGGCAAC GTGGACTACGGGGGCTCTGCCGAGGAGCTGGAGGCCCACTTCAGCGGCTGCGGGGAGGTCCACCGAGTCACCATCCTGTGCGACAAGTTCTCTGGACACCCCAAGGG TTACGCCTACATAGAGTTTGCCACCAAGGGCTCCGTGCAGGCCGCCGTGGAGCTGGACCAGAGCCTCTTCCGGGGCCGGGTCATCAAG GTGCTGCCGAAAAGAACCAACTTCCCTGGGATCAGCTCCACAGACCGTGGGGGCCTTCGAGGACACCCAGGCTCCAGGGGGGCACCGTTCCCCCTCAGCGGCCTCCAGGGCAGGCCCCGGCTCAGACCACGAGGGCAGAACCG GGCCCGTGGAAAATTCTCACCGTGGTTTTCACCGTATTAA